DNA from Archaeoglobus veneficus SNP6:
GGCTGTAACATAATAGTAGTACGTGGTATTTGCCGCCAAGCCCGTATCCAGATAGGAGTTCTGTGTTGTGGAGGCAATCAGTGCAAACGATACGTTGTCGCTACTTCTATAGATGTTGTAGTACTCCGCGTCGCTAACAGCAGTCCATGTAACGTTGAGCTGCGAGCTGCTCACAGTGGTAACGGTGACTTTGGTAACTTTCTCTGGTGGAATTGTATCAACAGTAAAGCTCCAGCTTGCGTTTGTTGTGTTGCCAGCCGTGTCTGAAGCTTCGAGATAAACTGAGTGTAAGCCATCCGAAAGTAATTCAGCGTAGTAGCTAACAACCCCAGTTGTAGAGTTAAAGTCAGGTATTACGGAGCTACCATCGAGGAGCATTACTATTGAAGTTCCATTTATCCCGCTCGGATCGCTTAACTTTGCGGAAATCGTTACGTTCGATGTATTCACGTACGCTCCATCGGCAGGAGTTAAATCAGATATGATCGGAAGTAGTGTATCGTTGCCTGCAGCCTCGTCCGCATCAACCAATCCGTAGCCGTAGGCCGGATCCCATCCATTCTCATCAATATCATCCGCAGTTTGCTGCAAAATCTGCCTCACTTCTACGTTCGAGATTCCCGGATTTGCAGCTATTATCAAAGCCGCAACACCAGCAACGTGCGGACACGCCATGGAAGTGCCGCTTAGCGTTCCGTAATCGTATCCATAGGTGTTCGACAGAGTAACTCTGTATGTCGGCAGAGTTGAATAGATGTTGACACCCGGAGCTGCAAGCTCCAAGTACGGCCCGGTGTTGCTGAAATATGCAACACTATCGTTTTCATCAGTCGCACCAACAGCTATGACCGAATCGAAGGCTGCAGGATACGAAGTTTCCGTCGTGCTTAGATTTCCATCGCCCTCGTTGCCTGCTGCAGCCACAATAACAAGCCCGGCGTTGTAGGTTGCATTGCACGCTTCTTCAAAGATCGCAGAATAAGTTGAGGTTCCCAGACTCATGGAAATGACGTCCATGTCGTTGTTAACCGCCCACTCCATACCGGCTATGATATCACTCAGCCATCCGGAACCGAGGCGGTTGAGAACCTTAACAGCGTAGAGATTATGGTTAGGTGCAAAACATCTTAAACTTATCTCCCAAGAACTTCTCAATCCAAGCCGTTGCAAAGGAGATTGATTCAGTTAACTTTCTGAAAGCCTTGGAAATCGTTTCCTTCAGCTCCTCTATATTCAGCGGAGATACTTCAGAAACAAACCTTTTAACGCTCTTCCAAACGTTCTCAATCGGATTCAAGTCGGGAGAGTAGGGAGGGAGATAAACCAGTGCAATATCAAGCTTTTCAGCTTCCTCTCTCACTTTCTTTGCATGATGCGTCCTGAAATTATCGAGAACGATCACGATTCTTTTCCCAGGATTTGTTTCTCTAATCTTTTTTAGAAATGCTATGAATTCTTCAGTCCTGTTTCTTTCTGGAAACTCTATTACGCTCTCTCCGTTCAAGCTATAGAATCCTGAAACCTTAGCTTTGACGTACGTGGCAACTCTTTTAACCGGCTTTCCGAAACTCCACAGCCTTGCAGTATTTGCATTCGCTTCGACTGCCATCTCATCAATGAATCCTAGGATGTCTTGATCAATCTCAGCTTCATCCAGGTTTTTTTAAAGTGTCCTCAGCGTTATCGGGCTTTCTGTAATCCTTCTGATAAGGTTTAGCGTATTTCATGCCAAAAGATCTGAGAATTCTCCTGACCTGCCACGAAGAATACTTAACTCCAAACTCAGCTTCAATTAGCTCCTGAACTTCTTTCGTCGTCCACGAATCCCCTTCTTTTAGCATCTCTCTGAGTTTCTCTTTCTGCTCCTTCGTGAGTTTTGCTGGCCTTCCTCCTCCAAATTCCGGAATTAAGCCTTCGTAGCCTTTTGAGTTCCACCTTTTTAGCCATGCGTAGCCTGTTGCTTTGGTAATTCCTACGAGTTCGGCGGCTTCTTCAACGTTCATTCCTT
Protein-coding regions in this window:
- a CDS encoding S8 family serine peptidase; this encodes MQRLGLRSSWEISLRCFAPNHNLYAVKVLNRLGSGWLSDIIAGMEWAVNNDMDVISMSLGTSTYSAIFEEACNATYNAGLVIVAAAGNEGDGNLSTTETSYPAAFDSVIAVGATDENDSVAYFSNTGPYLELAAPGVNIYSTLPTYRVTLSNTYGYDYGTLSGTSMACPHVAGVAALIIAANPGISNVEVRQILQQTADDIDENGWDPAYGYGLVDADEAAGNDTLLPIISDLTPADGAYVNTSNVTISAKLSDPSGINGTSIVMLLDGSSVIPDFNSTTGVVSYYAELLSDGLHSVYLEASDTAGNTTNASWSFTVDTIPPEKVTKVTVTTVSSSQLNVTWTAVSDAEYYNIYRSSDNVSFALIASTTQNSYLDTGLAANTTYYYYVTAVDNAGNEGESSDVAWGTTAELPKMHVASIDMSLLIRGANYYALATVTIVDEDNYPVEGAMVYGHWENATTDSEVGLTDADGKITFISDRVRKPLPGTNFTFVVDDVVKNGWYYDESANVETRDSITV
- a CDS encoding IS630 family transposase (programmed frameshift) produces the protein MGRKRVYEVVKHLPAEELDRRIKRLEKDTRVLKRLYFIRYLYKGMNVEEAAELVGITKATGYAWLKRWNSKGYEGLIPEFGGGRPAKLTKEQKEKLREMLKEGDSWTTKEVQELIEAEFGVKYSSWQVRRILRSFGMKYAKPYQKDYRKPDNAEDTLKNLDEAEIDQDILGFIDEMAVEANANTARLWSFGKPVKRVATYVKAKVSGFYSLNGESVIEFPERNRTEEFIAFLKKIRETNPGKRIVIVLDNFRTHHAKKVREEAEKLDIALVYLPPYSPDLNPIENVWKSVKRFVSEVSPLNIEELKETISKAFRKLTESISFATAWIEKFLGDKFKMFCT